A part of Cryptococcus neoformans var. neoformans JEC21 chromosome 4 sequence genomic DNA contains:
- a CDS encoding expressed protein encodes MGSDEQPPWAPLPRSNQQSVDHDDEDDEQLRIAIALSQAEARETKRARREETPDDEKHMLAEAIAASLAEAGPSANPEATVSQQPVASLAIPVVAPVVEVPSSLRVGSQTYDRAQMNKERLQRQAAREKSEAEQSRREGISTFEQTTPRLPQARKAASAQWPPPTGAHPFQGTAPFPRDAAGEYYLEGELRHTGNMWASEGPIGNIRQPTFSLTHVVGDHSQISLIITSAYCIDDSWLNEAGILPDPVDVPVVMIRPYPKDLRHRLNGKVASQLNGEVWCYPDMKDNWGTMHMKFFWIFYKTGRLRVCISTANLVPYDWSMIENSVFVQDFLPLNTPIQGLSADAPTHDLALQFRTLFKHIGVDSALTLLSKNHPQGNRIPFSGQNDFSDLRRWDWGKVRFRTVISVSEKLSGAGDVDLFGIGRLGHVLNTEGWVPDKEQKAVIEYQGSSLGQYSLNWLHNFYSFCTGKKVSSLVTNSKPSSWPPIKIIFPSLSTVDSSVGGRDGGGTIFAGKGWNANTKYLFYDSNSKRGGILMHAKMMIAIFHPKAETPSSQTPSSTSLGKRKALEPDEVENRIGGWVYVGSHNFSPAAWGTLDTKKSPVTLSIKNYELGIVFPLYGQQSNVAADKVAPYKRPPKKYSVGDEPWDQKKHGFGL; translated from the exons ATGGGCAGCGATGAACAGCCCCCTTGGGCCCCTCTGCCACG GAGCAATCAGCAGTCCGTCGACCAtgacgacgaagacgatgaaCAGCTCAGGATCGCTATAGCTCTATCACAGGCAGAAGCGAGAGAAACAAAGAgagcaaggagagaagaaactcCAGATGACGAGAAACACATGCTTGCAGA AGCTATTGCGGCATCACTGGCTGAAGCTGGACCTTCAGCTAATCCGGAGGCCACAGTGAGCCAGCAGCCGGTTGCCTCTCTTGCTATTCCGGTCGTTGCCCCTGTGGTAGAGGTTCCTTCATCACTCAGGGTAGGAAGTCAAACCTACGATCGGGCTCAGATGAATAAGGAGCGTTTGCAGAGACAAGCTGCACGTGAGAAGAGCGAAGCCGAACAGTCGCGCAGAGAAGGTATATCCACATTCGAACAGACGACCCCTCGACTCCCACAAGCTAGAAAAGCTGCTTCAGCACAATGGCCTCCTCCTACCGGTgcccatcctttccaaGGGACTGCTCCATTTCCCAGAGATGCAGCTGGGGAATATTATCTGGAAGGGGAGTTAAGACATACCGGAAACATGTGGGCGAGCGAGGGCCCTATCGGGAATATTCGTCAGCCAACATTTTCTCTCACCCATGTAGTAGGCGAC CATTCCCAAATCTCGCTTATCATCACATCAGCATACTGCATCGATGATTCATGGTTAAACGAGGCAGGGATTCTCCCAGATCCCGTTGATGTCCCTGTTGTAATGATACGCCCGTATCCCAAGGATCTTCGCCATCGTTTGAATGGAAAAGTTGCAAGCCAATTGAACGGTGAAGTCTGGTGTTATCCCGATATGAAAGATAATTGGGG CACCATGCACATGAAATTCTTTTGG ATCTTTTACAAGACTGGTAGACTTCGTGTATGTATCTCAACAGCCAATCTAGTTCCATACGACTGGTCCATGATCGAAAAC TCCGTCTTTGTCCAGGACTTTCTCCCTCTTAATACCCCAATACAAGGGTTATCTGCCGACGCTCCCACCCATGACCTAGCCCTGCAGTTCCGTACACTTTTCAAACACATTGGTGTCGATTCCGCTCTGACGCTCCTATCAAAGAACCATCCCCAGGGAAACCGAATTCCGTTTTCCGGACAGAATGATTTTTCAGACTTACGGCGCTGGGATTGGGGAAAAGTCAGATTCAGAACAGTGATCAGTGTATCTGAGAAGCTCTCGGGGGCTGGTGATGTGGACCTATTCGGAATTGGCCGATTGGGCCACGTCCTGAATACTGAGGGATGGGTGCCTGATAAAGAGCAGAAAGCGGTTATTGAGTATCAG GGGTCTTCATTGGGCCAGTACAGCCTAAATTGGCTCCATAATTTTTATTCTTTTTGCACTGGCAAAAAGGTCTCCTCCCTCGTGACTAATTCTAAACCATCTTCCTGGCCCCCAATTAAAATTATATTTCCCTCTCTCAGTACGGTCGACAGTTCAGTAGGAGGGAGAGACGGAGGAGGTACAATTTTTGCAGGCAAGGGTTGGAATGCCAATACGAAGTATTTGTTTTACGACTCCAACTCGAAAAGGGGAGGTATCCTCATGCATGCCAAG atgatgatagCTATATTCCATCCTAAAGCCGAAACGCCTTCATCGCAGACTCCGTCTTCAACCTCTCTCGGCAAGCGGAAAGCCTTGGAACCGGACGAAGTAGAAAACCGAATAGGAGGGTGGGTATACGTTGGCAGCCACAACTTTTCGCCAGCTGCTTGG GGTACACTGGACACCAAAAAGAGTCCTGTAACACTCAGTATAAAAAACTATGAGTTGGGCATCGTTTTCCCCTTGT ACGGGCAACAATCCAACGTTGCCGCTGACAAGGTGGCCCCGTATAAGCGGCCACCGAAAAAGTATTCCGTAGGAGATGAACCGTGG GACCAAAAGAAACATGGATTTGGCCTCTGA
- a CDS encoding Ran GTPase activator, putative, translating into MSKVFSILGKNLKANTKAELEPYISQLEEMEDVEEVHFGGNSLGVEACEAIASVLKKKTNLKVVDLADIFTGRLISEIPQALSALCNALSDHTSLVELDLSDNAFGGRCADALVPFLQSNTHFQIFKLNNNGLGPWGGSVVAKALLDNAAKCEKEGKESSLKVVVCGRNRLENGSAPDWAEAFGKHRNLKEVKMPQNGIRMEGIQALAEGLSNCKELEHLDLQDNTATKTGTRAIVKHLGSWPNLKHLNLSDCLLGSAGGIALATSLSLGSNPKLESLKLQYGEMDKRAIELLSVAISQHLKELTVLELNGNRFSEDDECVEELKKALELWGHEEALDELDDMEEPESEEEESEKEEEREEEETGEPDDGVDKGASGEDKLPPASDKQTDELADMLAGVHVGKQ; encoded by the exons ATGTCCAAGGtattctccatcctcgGTAAAAATCTCAAGGCCAACACCAAGGCCGAGTTGGAACCTTATATCTCCCAGttggaagaaatggaagatgttgaagaggttCATTTCGGTGGCAATTCCTTGGGTGTTGAAGCCTGTGAGGCTATTGCCAGCGTgctcaagaagaaaaccAATTTGAAG GTTGTCGACTTGGCAGATATCTTTACGGGCCGACTCATTTCTGAAATTCCTCAGGCCCTCTCCGCTTTGTGCAACGCACTCTCTGATCACACCTCTTTGGTCGAGCTTGATCTTTCTGACAATGCATTTGGCGGTCGATGCGCGGATGCCCTCGTGCCATTCCTACAGTCCAACACCCATTTCCAaatcttcaagctcaacaacaacggTCTCGGACCATGGGGCGGTTCTGTCGTTGCAAAGGCCTTGCTTGATAACGCCGCCAAGtgtgagaaggaagggaaggagtCTAGCTTAAAGGTCGTTGTCTGTGGCCGAAACCGATTGGAAAACGGCAGCGCTCCTGACTGGGCTGAGGCGTTTGGGAAACACCGAAATTTGAAAGAAGTCAAGATGCCCCAAAATGGTATCAGGATGGAGGGTATTCAGGCTCTTGCTGAGGGCTTGTCTAACTGCAAGGAGTTGGAGCATCTCGACTTGCAAGACAACACAGCTACCAAGACCGGAACCCGTGCGATTGTCAAGCACCTCGGCTCATGGCCCAATCTCAAGCACCTCAACTTGTCAGACTGCTTGCTCGGTTCAGCCGGCGGTATTGCCCTCGCTACCAGTTTGAGCCTCGGATCTAATCCTAAGCTTGAATCCCTTAAGCTACAATATGGCGAGATGGACAAGCGTGCTATCGAGCTATTGAGTGTAGCTATCTCTCAGCATCTCAAAGAATTGACGGTGCTCGAATTGAATGGAAACAGGTTTTCTGAGGATGACGAATGTGTAGAGGAGTTGAAAAAAGCATTGGAGCTTTGGGGTCATGAAGAAGCTCTCGATGAGT TGGATGACATGGAAGAGCCAGAGtccgaagaggaagagagcgaaaaagaggaagagcgggaggaagaggagaccGGCGAGCCGGACGACGGTGTTGACAAGGGTGCTTCAGGAGAGGATAAACTTCCTCCTGCCTCCGACAAGCAGACTGATGA GCTTGCGGACATGCTCGCTGGCGTTCACGTTGGGAAACAATAG
- a CDS encoding mRNA processing-related protein, putative, whose product MSAIAPVNPKPFLQDLTGKVVYVRLKWGLEYRGYLVSTDGYMNLQLANTEEIENGKSNGALGEVLIRCNNVLYIREFKDRAGGMDQD is encoded by the exons ATGTCCGCCATCGCA CCCGTCAACCCAAagcccttcctccaagaTCTCACAGGCAAGGTCGTCTATGTCCGATTAAAGTGGGGTCTCGAGTACAGGGGCTATCTCGTATCTACAGATGGCTACATGAACTTGCAA CTTGCTAACACTGAAGAAATTGAGAATGGCAAGTCAAATGGTGCTTTGGGAGAAGTCCTCATTCGCTGCAACAATGTTCTGTACATAAG AGAGTTCAAAGACAGGGCAGGCGGAATGGACCAAGATTAG
- a CDS encoding expressed protein, producing the protein MPPPHPELRHLLATSRRIPSKTSRLLSTSASTLRPTDEEPHFTRAPKSTPVKSQTDSLQHTQFNDLWSQLHQEWPKQSNNKGAPQSISSFLDLSSSNVIPRPMKGARNRLARASGVTPPEAEVFNEVISSILTSFPSTPSDPFLATKSGVTGYGSNEWGDGAKQLRTMFDRNRSEDDNLEEYEMLAEEMDMVSSDLELVEWAKKRVFTPIDPLKPDEGTEKVKASVEDETSATPESSQSTAATSPHQNTYKPPANLLPLLTFSPVYPKILTRVLKTLRENFNSPHLVLALFHHAQSSSLESYLFGCLTGAYNEVLTCRWESFRDLDGVQRGIREMEMMGVKWDKDTNRLVSRVVDEAGREILQGGRWGEDALQTLQQLERKLESDVIEEERYHEFERKKRKRERERREGGADGEQWQTERGALGML; encoded by the exons ATGCCCCCGCCTCACCCGGAGCTCAGACATCTCCTTGCAACCTCACGCCGTATCCCCTCAAAAACCTCTAGGCTCCTCTCCACTTCAGCCTCCACACTCCGCCCTACCGACGAGGAGCCACATTTCACCAGAGCACCAAAATCAACGCC TGTAAAGTCCCAAACAGATTCATTACAGCACACTCAGTTCAATGACCTGTGGTCTCAATTACATCAAGA ATGGCCTAAGCAATCTAACAACAAGGGTGCACCCCAATCTATATCCTCTTTTCTAGACCTCTCATCTTCTAATGTCATCCCCCGCCCTATGAAAGGCGCTCGTAATCGACTGGCTCGCGCTAGCGGCGTGACTCCGCCCGAAGCAGAAGTCTTCAACGAGGTCATCTCCTCGATACTCACATCATTTCCCTCGACCCCTTCTGATCCCTTCCTTGCCACAAAATCTGGAGTCACTGGATACGGCAGCAACGAATGGGGCGACGGGGCTAAACAATTAAGGACAATGTTTGATAGGAATCGGAGTGAAGATGACAATTTGGAGGAGTATGAAATGTTGGcagaggagatggacaTGGTGTCGAGTGATCTAGAACTAGTGGAATGGGCCAAGAAAAGGGTCTTCACTCCAATAGATCCATTAAAACCGGACGAGGGTACAGAAAAGGTCAAGGCATCTGTCGAAGACGAAACATCAGCTACACCAGAATCATCTCAGTCGACTGCTGCTACGAGCCCGCATCAAAACACGTACAAGCCCCCCGccaaccttctccccttgcTTACATTCTCCCCCGTCTATCCCAAAATCCTGACTCGTGTACTCAAAACATTACGCGAGAATTTCAATTCTCCTCacctcgtcctcgcccttttccaccatgcccaatcatcttccctcGAATCTTATCTTTTTGGATGCTTGACGGGAGCTTATAACGAAGTCCTCACATGTCGTTGGGAAAGCTTCCGAGATCTTGATGGTGTACAAAGGGGAATTCGCGAGATGGAAATGATGGGTGTCAAGTGGGACAAGGATACCAACAGACTCGTTAGTCGGGTGGTTGACGAAGCTGGGAGAGAAATTTTAcagggaggaagatggggagaagatgCGCTGCAAACGTTACAGCAACTAGAGAGAAAGCTGGAGAGTGATGTcattgaggaagaaaggtaTCATGAGttcgagaggaagaagcgaaagagggaaagagaacgTAGAGAGGGTGGGGCAGATGGAGAGCAGTGGCAGACAGAGAGGGGGGCCCTCGGCATGTTATGA